From Paenibacillus graminis:
TATTTCTTACCCGCATCCCTTCCGGGTCAATCATTATCATTTACTATATTATTCCAAACCAAAAAAAACCACCCGCGGGAAATGTGGACTGAACTGCAGATTCCCGCAAGGTGGCCGATCGTTGATTTATACAGTTTATCGCCTGAACTCAATCAGCCTTTCATCGCGCCTGCAGTCAGGCCTTCAATCAGGAACCGCTGCAGAAAAATAAAGAGCAGTGTTACCGGGAGAGCAACCAGAACCGCGCCGGCTGCAAACAGGGTGAATTCGGTCGAATTGCTCTGATTCACCATGCGGAACAGGCCGACAGCAAGCGTTCTCTTCTCCTCTGTACGCAGAATAAGATCAGCGAATATAAAATCCACAAAGCAGCCGTTAAAGATCATCAGACTGGCATAGGTGAGCATTGGCTTCGACAGCGGCATCATAATGGAAAGGAACACTTTCATGTGGCTCGCCCCGTCTATCCGAGCGGCATCCTCCAGGCTCTTCGGAATGGTGTCAAAGAACCCTTTGGCTACAAAAACGTTCGTAATTATCGATCCGCTGCTATAAACAAGCACAAGAGCCCAATGCGAATTAAGCAGCCCCAGGGTGTTCAGCAGCACGTAAATGGCAATCATCGCCATGAATCCCGGGAACATTTGCAGAACCAAAAACGCCGTCAGCATGCTTTTTCTGCCCGCAAAACGATACCGGGATATAGCATAAGAGGCCAGCAGCAAAAGAGAGGTGCCGATCAGTGTCGAGAGAGCTGCAACTTTAAGTGTGTTCAGGAACCACTGCAGATACTTGGTCTGCTCAAACAACTCCTGGTAATGAAC
This genomic window contains:
- a CDS encoding sugar ABC transporter permease, giving the protein MNRKPEEAAKTIGSYALLILLSFISLFPAIWIVMSSFKTGNSLFSDTLIPHKLTLVHYQELFEQTKYLQWFLNTLKVAALSTLIGTSLLLLASYAISRYRFAGRKSMLTAFLVLQMFPGFMAMIAIYVLLNTLGLLNSHWALVLVYSSGSIITNVFVAKGFFDTIPKSLEDAARIDGASHMKVFLSIMMPLSKPMLTYASLMIFNGCFVDFIFADLILRTEEKRTLAVGLFRMVNQSNSTEFTLFAAGAVLVALPVTLLFIFLQRFLIEGLTAGAMKG